One Archangium violaceum genomic window, GCCGGTGGCGGACCTCCAGGGGCTCGGCCAGCACCGTGCCCGCGCGCGTCATGAGACGCGTGGGCGTGCCCCGGTTCACGGTCGAGCCCTGGCCCGCGGGAAGCCACGCCGTGGGCGGAGGACGGACCGGGCGGGAGGTACCCCTCTCGGGAGCACCGAGGAAGAAGGGCAGGGCGTTCGTATCCACCTCCTGCAACTTCTCGAAGCCCTGGGTGACGAACAGCCGCGAGACCCCCTCCGCGCGCAGCCCCGTATCGCGAGCCACCAACAAGAGGAACTGAGCCAGGGGCGCCTTCAGCTCCGAGTGCTGACCAAACTCCAGCTCGACCCAGACGGCGTCCCGTCCCTGGGCATCCTTCTGCTCGGCCACGACGGCCAGACGCAGGAAGCCCTGCTGGGGGCCTCCGTCCATCTGGTACGTCACCCACTCGCCCACGCGCGCGTCCAGCCGCTCGGGGGGGGCCTCGAGGAGTAGCCGCCCCTCACGCGACAGCCCCGTTGGCGCGCCGCCCAGCAGCGCCAGCGACAGGACGCAGAGAAACGCGTTCATGGCTTCCCCTCCCGCACCGGGTCCACGCGGAGGGCGTCCTCGCGAGCCTGTCGCACGGTATCCGCGTTGGGCATGCCATCAGGCCGGTCCGTGCCCACCCACGTCTGCGAGACGGCGACCCTCGAGGGCTCCAGCTCCACGAGCGTGGTGAGTGCCTGTTCGGCCCCTCGGGCGTATTCGAGAACGAAGGTGCGTTGTCCATCCAGCCGGCCCCCGGACTCCCGGACCGGCTTGTAGCCGGCGGCCGTGAACCGGGTGACGAGCTCCTGTCGCACCGCATCCAGGCCACGCTCCACCACCTGTGTGCGATGTCGCGAGCCTCCAGCCTCGTCGTGCGAGCCCACATCCGCGTTGAAGATCGAGCCTTCCACCTGGATGAAGTGACGCCCACTGTCATCGGGTGGCTTCTCGTACAGCCACAGGTCCTTCAGCACGGTGAAGCCCACCGTCCTTCCCAGGTGGGTGCGCAACACCACGGCCCGTTGGAGTCCCTCGCGCGTGTAGAAGGCCGACACCACCGCCTCCTGTTTCAGGTCTCCGTCCACGACGACCGGGTAGCCCTGCTTCGTCCACGAGTCGTGGAAGTACCTGGCCACCTTCACCAGGGAGTCCGTCGTGGTGAAATAGGCCATGCGGTGGTACTGGCCGCCGATGCGCAGATCATTGCCGATCCGCGTGTGCACGGCACCGGGGTAGACCGCGAGCTCCTGCTCGGCCCACGAAGGAGCGGCCCACAGCAGAATCAGGAGGGGAAGGACACCTACTCGCACGGGATCCTCTGCGCGTTCTTGTCCTCGGACGTACTGGGGTCGAGGTCGGGTGTGTTGGGCATGTCCGCCTGGGCGTTCTTGCAGCCCATGAAGTTGGCACCACGGGCCATGAACATCTTCCGGTAGAGGGAGTGGTCGTAGTCCTGGGTGTCACGGAACGGGGCGGTGTCGAAGCAGCGCTGGGCGGGGTCGTCCAGGCCGGGGTAGGCGTTCAGGTTGTTGAGGCCCATGGGGGCGCCATGCCGGGTCTTGTTGCAGCCGCGGGCGCTCTCTCCTGGCACGTAGTTGTGGGACACCACGAAGGTGCCCAGGAAGTCCGGGACGAGGAAGCGGGCCACCGCACCGAGCCGGTCCAACCCCACCCGGTCCAGGTAGCTCCCCACGCCCAGGAACTTCATCCGGTCCACCTGCAGGGAGAGACCGTGCCGGGAGCCGCCGTCGTGTACGCCGGCCCTCTTGGCTTTCACCAGGGCATCCGTGCCATCGGGCAGATGCCATCCGTTGGCGATGAGGGTGTAGCGGTCCTTCACCGGCAGGTGACTCAGGTCCCTGCCTCCCCAGTTGTCCACGTCGAAGAAACCGTGAGGCTCCTTCTGCAGGAAGCGCCGGGGGAGCATGGAGCTGGAGAGCTCGCTGGTGACCTCCACCTCCACCTGGCCCCGGGTGTTGAAGCGGAAGTGCTCCAGGAAGAAGTCGAGTCTCTTTCCCACCGCGACGGCCGCCTCGGGGCGGGTTCCTCCCGCGACGTCGGGAAAGACGCGGCCCAGGTCGATGCCCGTCACGGGCTGGTTCTGGATGCTCACTTGCGGCGGCGCGGCACGCAGCAGGGTGCCGAATCTGCCTCCGGACTCGATGGAGTCGAGATCCGCGTAGCGCTCGGCCGCCTCCTTCGCCGAGGCCCGCATGGCGGCGTCGAAGGCCCTTTCATGATCAGCCGTGGCGTAGTCGCTCAGGGTGTAGCTGCTCATCTCCCACGCGACATACCGGCTGGCTTCCTGCAGCTTGAGCCGGGCCCGGATGATGTCGCTCAGGAAGACGCTGAACATCAGGATCGAGACCAGCAGCGGCACCACGAGCGCGAACTCGACGATGGCGGCGCCGCGCCGGACGGCCTTCGACTGGACGAGGAGGCGGAACATGGCGGGTCTCAGTGGGTGATGAGCTTCGTCGGCGAGTCCCGGAGGGCCTCCGGCAGTGCGTTCGCCATCGTGTTGATCAACGGCAACGAGTCCTTCCCCTGCCACACGGCCGCCAGACGTGGCCGCCAGTACGGGTTGAAGAAGTTGGGCTGCTCGGTCCAGTTGCCGGGCCGGTGGTAGTACGTCTGGCCTCGCGAGATGACGAACATCTCGCCGTCGTTCTTCAGGTCCAGCGTCTCGGGTGACCCGTCGAAGGCGAAGGTGAGCCTGCCCTGGGAATTGAGCTGGCCCGGAGTGCGCTGGCTCTCCTTCGGGCCCTTGGTGAGGAGCACCCAGGTGGAGGGTTGGTTGAAGTCGTCCTTGCGCTCGGCCACGGCGGTGGGAGCCGGCGTCTCGTTCAGACCTTTCGCGCAGTCCTTCTCGTAGTCACCCGGCTCGAAGTGGGGGAAGGGCGCCAGTCCCGACCAGGGGTGGTTGTCGTCATTCGGATCGATCCGGACGTTGGCCACGTAGACGGACATCTCGAAGACACACGTGCCCTGGTACCGGGCGATGCAGGGCCTGGATTCATAGAGGCCCACGTCCCGGTCCTCCTGCTTCGAGGCCTCCCCGGGGAACACCACCCGCCAGTGGATGCCATTCGGGCGCAGGTCCGTGTTGCTCATGGCCCAGATGCTGGTCTTGAGCGTGTCGTTCTTGTCCTCGCGCGGATCGCCCCAGCAGTCACGCCAGGTTCGCGGGTCCTTCACTCCGGGCTGCGTGGGGCAGCGGAAGGGATTGAAGACCTGGATGCCCCCGAGGTCGATGGAGGCCGGTCCCGGGAACTTGATGGAGTAGGGGTCGTCCGCGCCGATGACATCGCCCTGGGCGAGCATGCCCATGGGGCGGTCGGGGAGATCCCTGGACTCGCGGAGGTTGTTGCGGCCCCTGGACGCCTTGCCCCATGTTGCCTCCCCGCCGCCCTGGCCGAGCCGGTAGGTGAGGAAGCGCGTCTGGCCCCACTTGGGGAAGCCATCGAGCACGGTCTTCAACGGTGCGAGCCAGTGGGGGATGGGCATGAGGCTCCCCATCCGCCGGTGGGTGACCATCGTCTCCGGGCAGGCCCCGCCCTTCGCGTCGCACGAGAAGCGCGTGGCGTTGGTGATCCCCGCCATCACCCGCTTGGCCCGGGCGCTCTTGTCGCCCTCTCCATGCCGGGTGGGATCCAACGGCTCGAAGGGGTTGACCGGGTTCGAGGGTGTTCCGTTGGCTTCCCTGTAGTGCGCGCGGTCGTAGAGGCACTGGTTGATGAAGCCCGCCAGCGTCCGCGGGACGAGCGAATCCACGTCGGGATCATTCGCGGCGATGATGGCGCTGGAGGTGCCCATCACATACGAGGACGTGGACAGCATCACCGCGGTGGCGGCACCGGCCAGGACCGAATTGAGGACCCGGTGTCCGGGGACCACGACCCTGCCGATGGCTTGATCAATGGGCTCCATCACCGGCTTCATGAGAAGCAACATCCCCCGGAGCACCGTGAAGACGAGGTCCAGCGCCTTCATGAGCACCTGGATGAAGGGGAGCTGGTCGAGGAGGGTGCAGACCGCCATCCAGAAGGCACCGTCCCGGCCATGACTCGGGAAGCACGGGCCGATGGTCCGCATGAACCCGTAGATGTCCGTCAGGAAGGCCTGGACGGAGAACAGGAACGAGTCCAGCGATTGCCACATCATCGCCGAAACGTAGTGGGACACCTGCGTGCGGTTGGTGAACGCGTAGAAGTTGAACGCGCGCGCCTCCATGGCCGCCGTGGACCAGGCCGCCGCGTCCGCCGTGTTCTGCAGGCGGATGCGCTCGTGTACCCCGTGTCCGATGTTGACCGTCGTGATGAGCGCGATGCTCAGCATGAGCATCAGCACACAGGCGAGCACGAGGGCCTGGCCTTCCTGTCGCTCGAGACTCCGGCGGAGTGTGCGGGTCATCATGGCCTCACACCTCCCAGTCCGGGTTCAGGTGCATCAGCCACTTGAAATAGAAGTTCGACTGCATCCGCATGCTGTAGGTGGCCGTCAGCGGGATGAAGTAGCGCTTCCCCATCCGCCCCGACAGGAGCGGGATGGCGCCGGTGGCCAGCCCCCACAGCACGGTCATCTCCGGCCGGTAGAGCGTGTCGTAGCCTCGTTGGTTCTCCATCCCACGCACGGGGGCCAGGCCCACCTCGCGCATTCCTCCCTGCCCGTGGGTGATGCGTGCCTTCGAATTCAAGGTGGGCTGGTGGATGGCTCCCCCCAGCGCCATGCCCGCGTTGGCCGCCCACCACGTGGTGAAGAGGATCCAGTTGGCGAAGGGCACCCGCAGCTCGTACCAGTAGCGCACCCGTATGCTCAGCACGGTGGCCCCGCGGAAGAGCTCCTCGTCGTCATCCGGCAACGGGAGGTCGAAGAACTTCGCGAGCCTGCTCTCCAGCGCGGGCACCTGCGGCCAGGCATCCGGCCCATCGAAGTCCAGCTCCTCCCAGTTCCGGGCCGAGCGCAGCTTCCACACGCTCCGCACGGGCGAGTACCAGGATGGGTTCACCGTATCGACGCGCACCTGTCCGAAGAGGGGAGCGCCATTCACCGAGGCCGGCACCACCGAGTCCTTCGTCGGCCAGGCCAGCGACTGCAATGCCTCGTCCTGGAGCCGGGCCCGCTTCCACGTCCGGGCCAGACCCGTCGGGTCGTCCGTGCGGCCCAGGGTTGGCAGCAGCGCCACGAGCGCCGCGTCATGCATGCGCTCGGTGTTGCCGTTCCAGACGATGCCCGCCCGGGCCGCGCAGTACGCCGCGTACTCGGTCATCAGCTTCGCGTGCTGCATCTGGGTCAGTTGGAGGATGCCCAGGCCCAGGAAGACCATGAGCGGCAGCACCAGGGCCGCCTCGACCGCGGCCTGACCCGATTCCCGGCGCTGGTGGGGATGTTCACTCATGGACGAGGCCATGTAGCGACATCCGTGCCACCGCCCACCTCACTCAGGGGCCGTCGTGGCGGGGGGTCTCAGAGGGAAGACAGCCCCTCCCAGACCCGGGACGGGGACCCGCGAAACCGGACCAGCCTGCCAGCCGAGTCATCGTGACTTTGACACTTTGCGTGACTGCTGGATAACATCCTACCCGCTGGTGCCCCGGGCCCCCACCTTGCAAAGCAGCTCCTCCACCTACGCCGCCCCGCCGGGCGCCCCCCGCTTTTGGAGGTCTTCGAGACATGCTGAAGGGTAAGACTCCGCTCATCATCGCATTGGCGCTCGGCCTGCTGGCCGGCATCATCGCGTGGTCGGCGATCAAGAAGAAGGAAGCGGACGTGCGTCGCGGCTGGAACCTGGTGCCGGTGGTCGTGGCCTCCCAGGATGTCCCCGAGGGCACCGTCATCTCCTTCGACATGATCAGCCAGCGCTCGGTGCCGGAGCAGTTCGTCACCTCGTCGGTGGTGAAGCCGGACTCGGCGACCTACGTGGTGGGCCAGAAGGTGCTCGTGGCGCTGCAGGCGGGAGATCCGCTGCTGTGGAGCCAGTTCGAGACCACCAAGGCCGCCGAGCGCCTCTCCACCAAGGTGCAGAAGAAGGTGCGCGCCATCACCGTGGAGGCCAAGCCCACCACGTCCGTGGGCGGGTGGATCCGCCCCAACGATCACGTGGACGTGATCGGCACCTTCCGAGATCCGCAGACGGACGAGAGCGTGGCGGTGACGCTGCTGCAGAACGTCATCGTGCTCGCCACGGGCAAGGTGACCGGCACCACCAACGTCAACCTCATCCCCGAGCACCAGCGCGAGTACAGCAACATCACGCTGATGGTCATCCCCGAGGAGGCGGAAATCCTCACGCTGGCCAGCGAGCTGGGCAACCTCACGATGTCGCTGCGCAACGAGGAAGACGTGGACATGATCGAGGAGCGCGGCCGCGCCACCATCAGCACGCTGCTGTCGGGTGAGCGCACCCGCGTGCTCGAGCAGAAGCGTCGCGAGATCATCCAGATCATCAAGGGCAACGCCACCGAGAAGAGCGCGGTGGGCTCCACGGGCGCGCCGTAGTCCTTTCCCCCCTCGTGCTTCCTCTCCCCCGCAGCTGAAGGAAGTCCCCGCGCATGCTGGCCGGAATCGTCCTCCTCCTCGTCACCGGGTCGGTCTTCTTCTTCAGCCTGGTGATCTTCACCGTCCTGGCGAAGGCCTACGAGCAGTACCAGGAGCGGTACGTCGTCAAGTCGATGAACGACTTGAGCGACATGTTCCTCTTCATCGATGCCCGTCAGCTGCTGGTGCTCAACATCGCCAGCATGTGTCTGTTGGGCATCCTGTCGTACATCATCTTCAACCCCATCATGTGCGTGGGGTCCACGATCTTCGGCTTCTTCCTGCCGATCATCCTGGTGAAGCACTACCGCAAGCGGCGCATCAAGAAGTTCAACGTGCAGCTGGTGGACGCGCTGCAGGCCATGGCCAACGCGTTCAAGGCGGGTCTCACGTTCCCGCAGGCCATCGAGCACGTGGCGCGCGAGGCGCAGCCGCCGCTGTCGCAGGAGTTCGGTCTCTTCGTGAAGGAAGTGAAGCTGGGCGTGCCGCTGGAGGAGGCCCTCATCAACATGGGCCGCCGGGTGGGCAGTGACGACCTGGAGCTGGTCGTGGTGGCCACCAACATCGCGCGTCAGCTCGGCGGCAACATGGCGGAGATGTTCGAGACCATCTCGAGCGTCATCCGCGAGCGCTTCCGCCTCGAGGGGAAGATCGACGCGCTCACCGCCCAGGGCAAGCTGCAGGGCTGGGTGGTGGCGGCCATGCCGGCCATCCTCGGCATGGTGCTCAACTACATGCGTCCGGACCTGATGGAGCCCATGATGGACCACTGGTTCGGGTATGTGCTGGTGACGGTCATCGCCATCATGGAAGTCCTGGGCGTGATCATCATCCGGCGCATCGTCAACATCGACATTTAAGGAGCGGCCGTGAGCGACGTCCTCACCTATACGTTGATGGGGGGCTCGGCGCTGATGTTCGCGGCGTCCGCGGGGTTCCTCGGCTTCGGTGTCTACCAGAACTACTTCTCGCAGCTCGTGTCCGAGATGCGGGATGACCCGGGTGGAGTCCAGAGCCTGGGCTCCGTCGCCATCCGCAGGCTCGGCGCACTCAACCGGCGGCTGATGTGGCCGAGCTACGAGAACAAGATGCGCCGCAGCCTCATCAAGGCCGGCGAGCCCCAGGCGTTCAAGCCCGAGGACATCATGGCGCTGCAGGAGATCAGCGCCGTGCTGGGCCTGCTGGCGGGGCTCATCCTGATGAACGCGGTGGGCGAGAACCTGGCCTGGTCGCTCGCCTTCATGCTCTTCGGGCTCTACTACCCGATCATCTGGGTGAATGATCAGGTGAAGAAGCGTCACCTGCTCATCTCCCGGGCGCTGCCCTACAGCCTGGACCTGCTGACGTTGTCGGTGGAAGCGGGTCTGGACTTCACCGGAGCGCTGGCGAAGGTGGTGGAGAAGGGCAAGTCGGGCCCGCTGCGCGAGGAGCTGCAGATCGTCCTCAAGCAGCTGAAGATGGGCAAGACGCGCGAGGAGGCCCTCAAGTCGATGATCGTCCGCGTGGACCTGCCGCCGCTGACCACCTTCGTCACCGCGCTCATCCAGGCGGACAAGATGGGCACCAGCCTCGGCAAGGTGCTGCGCATCCAGTCCACCCAGCTGCGCATCGATCGCACCCAGCGCGCGGAGAAGCTGGCGGGCGAGGCGCCGGTGAAGATGCTCTTCCCGCTCATCGCGTGCATCTTCCCCACGGTGTTCATGGTGCTCTTCGGGCCCATCGTGTTCCAGTTCATGTTCGGAGACGTCGGGGGATAGGGCCCTGGGTTTCCAACTCACCATCTCCAAGGGTCTGCAGCAGGGGAAGGAACTTCTCTTCGAGCAGGCCGAGATCCATATCGGACGCACCGCGGACAACGACGTGGTGCTGCAGGATGCCGGTGTGTCGCGCAAGCACGTGCGCATCTCGGATCGGCTCGGGCGCTTCTATGTCCAGGACCTGGGCAGCTCCAACGGCACCCTGGTCAACGACAAGCCCCTCTCCGGCGAGCAGGAACTGCAGAACGGGGACCGGATCGCCCTGGGGCCCGTGGAGTTCCTCTTCAAGGAGGTCGTGAGCTCGGACGACGCCACCCGGCCCTTCATGCCGGTGGAGGAGGACGATGACGCCACCCGGCCCATCCGTCGCAACCTCTACCCGCTCTCGCGCGCGGAGACGGAGGATGGGATGGAGGCGCCGATGTCGGATCTGTCTCCGGTCGGCCCCGAGCTCGAGACCACGCTCCCCTTGCCTCGTCCCTCGGCGCCGCCCGTGCTTCGTCCCGTGTCGGAGGCCTCGTCCCGGGAGGCATTCTCCCGCGCGGACACGGTGGGGGAGATGGAGGTCGTGCCCGAGCCTCGTGCCCCCGCTCCCGTCAAGGCGGCTCCCGCTCCGGCGCTGGCCCCCGTTCCGGCTCCCGCCGCTGTCGCCGCTCGGGCCTCGTCCGGGGCGGCGGGCCCGTCCGCCGCCGATCTGGCCCGGCGCCGGCGCGAGTTGAGCAACACCCTGGGTGGACAGCTCGCCCTGTGGTGGCTCGAGATGCCGCGTGGCGGGAAGGTCGCGCTGCTCACCGTGGCCACCAGCTTCCTGGTGGGCATGGTGGCCGCGCTCGTCATCGTCTTCCGTCCCGAGGTGGACACAGGTCCCACCGGCCCGGAGCCCACGTCGCTCGGCCTCCAGGCGCTGCCGGACTCGTTCGGCCTGGGCGAGGGCGTGACGTGGGAGCAGCCGGACATGAAGGCGTTCGACTTCGAGTTCGTCTCGCCCACGCGCGCGGTGGCCGTCCTCAGCTACCAGGCTAGCGGCATCTCCAAGGAAGAGGTCTCCCTCTCCGTCAACGCGACGGCCGTGGGGTGGGTCCCGCCGGACACGACCCACTCCACCGAGCGGGAGCTCCAGCAGATCCTCCCGCCGTCCGTGCTCGAGCGTAACGCGAGCAACCAGCTCGTCTTCGACAACGTCCGCAATCCCCCGGGCCAGGACAGCTGGCGGGTGTGGAACCTGCGGCTGGAGATCATCCCCGTGCCGGACCTGCCGCCCGAGCAGCTCCTGGAGACGGCGCGTACCTACGTGGCCAAGGCGCGCAACTTCTACGAGCGCAAGGACGTCGGCGCGGAGAACCTCACCCTCGCCTGGGAGAACTACCGCTCGGCGTGGATCACCCTCGAGGCGTTGGACGAGAAGCCCGACCTCTATCAGGACGTGCGCCACATGATGGGCCAGGTGGCGGTGGACCTGGACCACAAGTGTGGCCAGCTGATGCTGGATTTCCAACGGAACATCCAGTTCAAGGACAGGAAGCGGGCGGCCCGGGTGCTCGATGAGATCAACAGGCGCTTCCCTACACCGGCGCATCGCTGCCACAATCTGGCGGCCGAAAAGGCCAGCGAATACGGGCTGTGAGGTCCGTATCCGTGCACGCAACGAAGTGGTGACTTCCCATGTCGAACGGTTCCCCCCCCGCACGCCGTCGTCCCACGTCGGGCTCCCCGTCGGGCTCCCCCTCGGGCTCCCCCTCGGGTGGAGCCACGGGTTCGCGCCCCGCGGTACGCAGGACCTCCACCGGCACCGCCCCCCGCACCGCGCCCGAGCCGGTGCTGGGGACGAAGCTCGTCTGCTCCGCGGGCCCCTCCTCCGGTGAGGAGTTCGGGCTGGAGGATGGCGAGTACGTCGTTGGCCGGGCCAACGACAACCCCATCTGCATTCCGGACACCTCGGTGTCCCGCAGGCACGTGCTCATCCGCCGCGTGGGCGGAGGCTGGGCCGCGAGCGACCTGGGTTCCGGCAACGGCACCCTCCTCAACGGCGAGCCCCTCACCGACGAGATGCCGCTGACGCACGGCGACATCCTCACGCTCGGCGACACGGAGCTGACGTTCAACGACACCTCCAACGCCACGATGATGATGCCGATGCCGGTGGCGCCCCCGACGCGGCCGGCCCGCTCGCGCCCCGCGGCCAGGCCCGCTCCCGCCGCCGACGCCGGGGATGAGGCCGATGCCGAGGGGAGTGGAGAGGTGTCGTCCTCCGTTCCGCGCCGCCCGCCGCCCCGTCCCGAGGGCCGCGTGCGCTCCTCGCGGGGGCGAGCGGCGACGGCGGCGGCGGCGCCGGATCCGAAGGCGCAGCAGCGCAAGAAGCGCCTGTTGCTCCTCACCGCGGGTGTCTTCGTGATGCTGGTGGGCCTGCTGGCCATCATGAAGGTGCAGCAGCAGCGGGAAGAGGAGGTCCTGCGCGCCAAGGCGCGGATCGCCCAGGAGCGGCGCGAGCAGATCGAAGCGCTCTTCCAGGAGGCCAAGAACCTCATCCGCGACGGCAAGTGGACGGCCGCCAAGGCGAAGCTGCTGGAGCTGCAGGAGGCGGAGCCCAACCACGTGCAGCTGCCGGACTACCTGGCGCGCGTGCAGAAGGAGATCCCCAACCAGGAGGCGCTCGACGTGGCCAAGGCGGCGCTGGACAAGAATCAGCTCGGCCCCGCGGCCGCCGCCCTGGCCAAGGTGAGCAAGGACACCCAGCTCTTCGAGCTGGCGCGTACCCTCCGGGTGTCGCTGACCGACAAGGCCGACAAGCGCGTGCGTGAATCGCAGACGCTGTTGGAGCAGAAGCAGCTCGATCAGGCCAAGGCCATCACCGACGACGTGCTCGCGGCGTTTCCGGAGCACCGCGACGCCAAGGTCATCAACGAGCAGGCGGCGCAGGCCATCGCCATCCGCGACGCGCCTCCGCCGCCCCCCACGCCGAAGGAGGCGCCCAAGCCGTGGGAGCAGGCCGTGGATCGCTTCCGCGATGGAGATCTACAGGGCGCGGTGGCCATGGCCAACGCCTGCTCGTCCAAGCACTCCCAGTGCAAGGTCCTGATGGGGCAGCTGACGGACTTCGGCAACCTCTACAAGAAGCTGGAGGACCTGGACGCCAAGGGCCTGGCGCGCCTGCTGGACCTGGACAAGAAGATCACCAACGGTCGCGGGAGCAAGCTGTCGCGCTCCGCGGGCACGCGCGCCGCCAACATCTTCTTCAAGAGCGCCTCGGCGGCGAAGGCGGCCGGACAGTACGGCCGCGCCATGGAGAACGCCCAGCGCGCCCTCCAGGCCGACCCCGGCCATGTCGGTGCCACCAACATCGTCAGCGAGCTGCGCGCGAAGGCCAAGGACGTCTACCTGCAGGCCTATGCCCTCAAGGACACCAATCCCGAGGACGCCGTGCTCAAGTTCAAGGAGGTCCTCGCCATGAGCCCGGCGGAAGACGAGACGCACCAGAAGGCGAAGTCCTGGATCGAGAAGCTCCAGCGATGAAGAAACGGCGAGGGACGGGAGAGGCTCCGCCGGAGGACTCCGCCACCGGGCAGGGAGACCTCTTCGGCGGCGCGTTGGGGACACCGAAGAAGGCGAAGGCGGTGGTGGTGGCGGCCCCGAAGCCGCCTCCCGAGGCTCCGCCCAGGCCCGCCGTGCCTCCGGCTCCCTCGGAGCTGGAGGACGTGTCCGCGGCGCTGCCGTCGCTGCCCGGTGCGCCCTCTCGCCCGGCTCCGACGCGCACGGTGCTCACCGTGGGCGAGCTCACCCAGCAGCTCAAGTCGACGATCGAATCGCGCTTTCCCCGCGTGCTGGTGCGCGGAGAGGTGTCCGGCTTCCGAGGTCCCAACGCCCGTGGCCACCTGTACTTCACGCTGAAGGACGCGGAGGCCTCGCTCGACGTGAAGATGTGGGCCTCGCAGGCGGCGCGGTTGCGCTTCGCCCTGAGAGATGGCCTCGCCGTGGTGGCCGAGGGCAGCGTGGACCTCTACGCGCCCGCCGGCCGCTACAGCCTCATCGCCTACAAGCTGGAGCCGGAAGGAGAGGGCGCCCTGGCGCTCGCTTTCGAGCAGCTCAAGGAGCGGCTCGCGGCCGAGGGCCTCATTGGCGACAACCGCATCCGTCCGCCGCGCCCGCTGCCCTTCCTGCCCCGGCGCATCGGCGTGGTGACGAGCCGCACCGGCGCCGCGCTGCAGGACTTCCTGCGCGTGCTGCACTCGCGCAACCCGCGCCTGTCCGTGCTGCTGTGTGACGCGCGCGTGCAGGGCGAGGGCTCCGCCGAGGAGGTGGCTCGCGGCGTCGAGCGCCTGTCGCGCACGGACGTGGACGTCATCGTCGTCACGCGCGGAGGTGGCTCGAAGGAGGACCTCTGGACGTTCAACGAGGAGCGGGTGGCGCGCGCCATCTTCGCCTCGCCCGTACCGGTGGTGTCCGCCATCGGCCATGAGATCGACTTCACCATCTCGGACTTCGTGGCGGACTGGCGCGCGCCCACGCCCAGCGCGGCGGCCGAGCGGCTCGCCCCGGTGTTGCAGGATCTGGAGTACGCCCTGGCCACCTGGTCCGTGCGCCTGCGCAAGGCGGCCGAGCGCCGGGTGCTGGAGCTGCGCGAGCGGTTGGGCTCCCTGCGCGGGGGCGTGGTGGATCCCCGGCGGCGGCTCTCCACGGAGCGGCTGCGGCTGTCGGATGCCGAGGACGCGATGACGCGGGTGATGCGCCAGTTGCTGCGGGACCACCGCGAGAATCTCCGGGGGCACACCGAGCACCTGCAGCGCCAGCGTCCTCAGGCCCGGCTGGCCGAGCAGCGGGCGAGGTTGGTACAGCTCTCCGCGCGGCTGAAGGACGCGGTCCGGGCGGACGTGGCGGCGCGGCGGGCGAGCGCGGCCCGGGCCCGGTTGGAGCTGGAGCGGGTGTCTCCCATCACGCGGGTGGCGGAGATGCGGGCCCGGGTGGCCCACCAGAAGGCCCGGCTGGTCGCCCTGGAGAAGGACACCCTGGCGTCGGCCCAGCGGCACTTCCAGCGTCTGGAAGGGCAGCTGGACGCCCTCAGTCCCCTGAAGGTCATGTCCCGCGGCTACGCGGTCACCTTCCGCAAACGCGATGGGGGCGTGGTGCGCTCCATCTCGGATGTGCAGCCGGGGGAGGTCCTGGGTATCAAATTCGCCAATAACGGGGCGAAGACACTCCAGTCGTGCGAGGAGATTGAGGCCACCGTCACCTCCGTGAAGGGACCGGTGGATTGCTGACGTCCGGGTGCAAGTCTTCCTGGCACCCGGGTACGTGCCTCCTCTAGAGTCCCCCGGCTTTTTTGCGTCGAGGTGGACTGGAAGTGGCGAAGGACAGCAAGGGCAAGGCGGCGGAGGAAGTCCCCGAGCAGTATGGGGACGTGGTGCAGCGTCTCGAGGACGTGGTGGCGCGGCTGGAGGGCGGCACCCTGTCACTCGAGGACTCGCTCAAGTCGTTCGAGGAGGGCATCAAGCTGGTTCGTCGCGGCGAGCAGCTCCTCA contains:
- the xseB gene encoding exodeoxyribonuclease VII small subunit, with translation MEVAKDSKGKAAEEVPEQYGDVVQRLEDVVARLEGGTLSLEDSLKSFEEGIKLVRRGEQLLNAAEKRIEELLNEDGRDAVVPLQTGVKAPAVPSAPAPAPSRGSSGASRSAPPPEDDVPF